A region of the Roseiflexus sp. RS-1 genome:
GACGCAACGTTGGGGAACAGTCGCCGGACTGACGGCGCTCATCGCATGGCTGCCGGTCATTTTTCTGTACATCCGGCTCTTCTTCGATGACCGGCAGATGCGCGCTGCACTGGAACGCGACCTGCGCGCCGCCCAGGAGAAGATCGAGCGGATAACGCCGCTGCTGCACCGCCTGGATGAACTTCAGCGCCGTGAACAGGCGCTGACGGATCTGCGCGACGGTATGCAACACACCCTGGCATACCTCAACCTCCGGCTCGATGCCATTCGCCAGCGCATGCGCGACGACCCGGCGTCCATAGCCGACGAACTGGCGGAACTGCACAACCTGGTGCAGCAGCAGTTGAACATCGTTGCACCGGGAACCGATGAGCGGATCAAGACGACCTCGCGTTTCACCCCGTTGCCCGCTGGAAGCGGCAATGAACCCATCGGCGTCTGCGAAGCGACTGAAGCGTCGTCTGCCGTCGTGGAAACGTCTTCCCGCCAGCGCGAAGACGCCTCAGAGATCACCTGGAACGAACCAGTCGCGCCGTCTAACGCGCCAATCGACGAAACCGCCAATCGCCCTGACGCTGCGGCAGCACCCTCGAGCGGCGAAGATTCTGATGAGCCGTTCAGTAAATAGAAAGCATCGTATCGTTGCTTTATCGCAGGACTTTAGCTCCCGTGGGTGCAATAAACACCCACGGGAGAAGACACTCCTGCGCAGCATCACGGCTGGCCTGACCTCGTGATTACCTCGTGATTACATTCCAGAAGACACGCACATCCTGACCGATATAGGTTTCTGCCCGATTCACAACCTTCGTGGCTTCGTCCAGATCGCGCCGCATCTCAGGGCTGCTGCGGACGCTCAGGTTCTCGATCAGCAGACGCGCTGTACGGATATGCTCAGGTTGAATAATCGCAGAAACCTCCGAACCCGGCTCCACCAGTGCGCGAATGAGGGGCAGCCAGAGATCGAGCGCCTCCCGCGCCTGCGTGCGGAGTTGTGCGTCACCTGCCAGTAACGTTGCAAGTTCCAGACGGTGATGTTCATAGATCTCAATCCAGCGCTGTCCTGTCACACTGGAAGCCAGTTGCTCGTCGCGGAAGCGGCGCAACACCTCCAGATCGTGCAATCCCGTCGTTGAGCCGGTAAGCGCCACTTCTGCGCCGCAGCCCGGAGCACAATTCTTAGGCTCGCCGCTGCACGTATCGACCGGTGCAAACATTTGACCGCTGCCGGAGATATCGAGCGCCTGGCGCGCATTGAGACGGCCAAAGGTGACACGGCTACGCGACATGGTCGGCAGGTACACCCGGAAGACCAGGCGTGCCGGATCGACCGTTATTTCAGGGGTCGGTGCGGTCTCGATGGTCTGAGCGGAACGTTGCGCAGGAAAATCATCCGCCGAGTGATAGAGTCGCCACCAGACCTGCACATTGCTCAACTGAGGATTGACAGACCAGATCAGTCCAGCCGCACCGGAAACGAAGGGAGTTGCCGCCGAAGTGCCGCTTTCCGTAACGTAGCCGCCGCCGGATTTCAGGCTGTAAATATCCTTTCCCGGCGCAATAATATCGAGGTAACTGTTGCGATTGGAGAAGGGCGCTTCCTGATCATTATGATCACTCGCTCCCACTGACATGACACGCGGTGAGGAGGCCGGATAACTGATGCGTTGTTTGTC
Encoded here:
- a CDS encoding histidine kinase dimerization/phosphoacceptor domain-containing protein, translating into MTNHPTAATTSVHNPPSNAGAPEWQRHFAMFWDAFLTVAVGAGLFDAAQRGGLWNVRGLWILILSLAFLIAHRWLWAPVRRGTGEWPPLYRDLLIVLGVECILVIALLPISAWFALLILAMMGQTAAAADPFRWRLPFAVMLLTLAEPIGLYDALATQRWGTVAGLTALIAWLPVIFLYIRLFFDDRQMRAALERDLRAAQEKIERITPLLHRLDELQRREQALTDLRDGMQHTLAYLNLRLDAIRQRMRDDPASIADELAELHNLVQQQLNIVAPGTDERIKTTSRFTPLPAGSGNEPIGVCEATEASSAVVETSSRQREDASEITWNEPVAPSNAPIDETANRPDAAAAPSSGEDSDEPFSK